ATGTGCAATGCTATGCAATTCATTTTGCCtctttaagttttcatttctttaaccatgaaatgagggagaagaaaggactAACATTTGATAGTATGAGCCAAGCACTGTGCTGAACACTGGGCATACAGAGATTAAAACTATATACGTTCAGGATTCATCtaagatggaagcatagagaggagtggaagctagttagtcctcctggaacaactaataaacaaccaggaacaactagtaaataatccagaataactgcggggggacaaatgtgaccatccactcaacattcaccaacctgaattgggaggaattcccgagatcacagcataaaatctgtaagtaaacctgtggatccaagccaggagccctctccccccatggcccaagctgcaaggccttgtggtgctagaaagAAGCTCTCTCTGAGCTcacctgagctccaactggggttttaattaacaaacgtggactgcttgatacaagctatgaatccccaacaagcagacagaggctttgggtgatgactgaccttggagagccagagggtggctgcagactggccctgaagggggctttctgtccctgtttcagctcagtggagaaccctctgccattttcagttcccagcactctgaccctgacaagggtggagatagcacaggcagagagagagagtattcaaatgataatgacctctccctagggggtctgtcttccatgggaggagggaggtggggcctggctctactacccgccttccattcagagccagaccccagagcctgggggaaacagccacaggtcacatctccttacactagtctggagttacaggctgacaggtgccacctgctgggcagaaaagcacagtgatctgGGGCCTCACAAGGTgtacaattttctaagacacaccctcagagaaaccacatactgaatagttcttccttctgggaccacaGCCTGtcttggtctgggaaaacctgattggggtaaccaaggaaatcatgcctagacaacaaaaaactacaacctacactaagaaaaatgaagttatggcccattcaaaggaacaaacttacacttcaactgagatacaagaattcaaacaactaatactaagtcaattcaaaaagtttagggaagatatggcaaaagaaatgaaccgtataatgaaaacactgggcatacataaggtagaaattgaaagttcgaaaaaccaactggcagaatatatggaaatgaaaggcacaacacaagagatgaaagacacaatggaaacatacaacagcagttctcaaggggcagaagaaaacactcaggaactggataacgaggcacctgaaagcctacacacaaaaggacaggtagagaaaagaatggaaaaatatgaacatctctgggaacataaggacaaaatgaaaagcaagaatgtaagtgtcattggtgtcccagaaggagaagagaagggaaagggggcagaagcaataatagaggaaataatcaatgaaaatttcccatctcttatgaaagacataaaattacagatccaagaagcgcagcatacccaaacagaatagatctgaataggcctatgccaagacacttaataatcagattatcaaatatcaaagataaagagagaatcctgaaatcagcaagagaaaagcgatccatcacatacaaaggaagcttgataagaatatgtgtggatttctcagtagaaaccatggaggcaagaaggaagtagggtgatatatctaagatactgaaagagaaaaaccaccaactaagaatcctatatctggcaaaactatccttcaaatatgacggcaagcttaaaatactctctgacaaacagaaaatgaccaagtttgtgaacaagatacctgctctacaggaaacactaaaggaagcactgcagacagaaaggaaaagacaggagtgagaggtttggaaaacaatttggggagatagtagcccaacaatgtaagtacactgaacaaagatgactgtgagtatggttgaaagaggaaggctgggaccatgtgggacaccaaaacaaaggacgaaggataaagactgggactgtgtaactcagggaaacctagggtgctcaatgattgtaataaaaggtacaaatatgttttcacatgaggtagaacaaatgaacgtaaacattgcaaggtgttaaaaatagggtgggattggggggaaaatacaatcaatgcaaactagagactacaattaatggaacattgtattatgcttcctttaatataacaaaggcaatataccaatgctaaatgcatatgggggggggtggggaagggtgtaggactcctggcattggtgatgttgtctgactctttattctactttaggttaatgttatctttccttttgtttttttctagctgtcatgttttgttttggtttggttttttttcctctctcttttttttttcttctgtctctctgctttctttgactcttcctccttctttgtggaagaaatggagatgtccttatatagacagtggcaatggtgctgaatacataaatacttgactatacagggaaccaatgattgtttatttaggatggaatgtatggtgtgtgaacaaaacttccttaaaagaaatagattggAAACGGAAAGCCGCTTCCGAAGAATCTCAAGAGATTGTAGTCAATGGGGATGGGGCGGCGGAAAGCGGCGTTCCACCCCCGAAAGCGGCTGCCTTCCCTCCGGGCTTCAGCATTTCGGAGATTAAGAATAAGCAGCGGTGACATTTAATGTTCACGCGATGGAAACAGCAGCAGCGGAAGGAAAAATTGGCAGCtaagaaaaaacttaaaaaggagagagaggctctTGGTGATAAGGCTCCACCAAAGCCTACACCCAAGACCATCGACAATCAGCGAGTACATGATGAAACTATAGTAGACCCTAATGACGAAGAGGTTGCTTATGATGAAGCTACAGATGAATTTGCTTCTTACTTCAACAGACAGACTTCTCCCAAAATTCTCATCACAACATCAGACAGACCTCATGGGAGAACAGTACGACTCTGTGAACAGCTTTCTACAGTTATACCAAACTCACATGTTTATTACAGaaggggactggctctgaaaaaaattattccaCAGTGCATCTCTAGAGATTTCACAGATCTCATTGTTATTAATGAAGATCGTAAAACACCAAATGGACTTATTTTGAGTCACTTGCCACACGGTCCAACAGCTCATTTTAAAATGAGTAGTGTTCGTCGGCGTAAAGAAAtcaagagaagagggaaggaccCCACAGAGCACATTCCTGAAATAATTCTGAATAATTTTACAACACGGCTGGGCCATTCTATTGGACGTATGTTTGCATCTCTGTTTCCCCATAATCCTCAGTTTATCGGAAGGCAGGTTGCTACATTCCACAATCAGCGGGATTATGTCTTCTTCAGATTTCACAGATACATATTCAAGAGTGAAAAGAAAGTAGGAATTCAGGAGCTTGGACCACGTTTTACCTTAAAATTACGATCTCTTCAGAAGGGAACCTTTGATTCTAAATATGGAGAATATGAATGGGTGCATAAGCTCCGGGAAATGGatacaagtagaagaaaattccatttataaagtacTGAGGAAATAGTATTGGATTTTGCTAAAAGGACTATCTTGAATTATTTTTGATAGAAGATCCTTTTCCAAATGGCATTTACTGATTTCATAAACCTTCCCTGACTGGACAAATTATAAAGTGCCATCAATTGCCACTGCTTATTGATagcaaatacaattaaaagtcatcTTGGTAAGGGTTTAGAAGTTGTAGTTTAGGTGTCCTAAAACTTAATTCTATTTTGGGGTAACAGTGAGTAATTTGAGTTGGAATCAAGAGTCAAACCAACTTTCCCATGCACGTTTTCATAGAACATGTGgactgcagagaattaaaatatttggtgtagataaaaaaaa
The Choloepus didactylus isolate mChoDid1 chromosome 4, mChoDid1.pri, whole genome shotgun sequence DNA segment above includes these coding regions:
- the LOC119532746 gene encoding LOW QUALITY PROTEIN: ribosome production factor 1-like (The sequence of the model RefSeq protein was modified relative to this genomic sequence to represent the inferred CDS: substituted 1 base at 1 genomic stop codon): MDFHRQYEQKVRGGNYLTVSRPLSREQSSPRSTAELKIDWKRKAASEESQEIVVNGDGAAESGVPPPKAAAFPPGFSISEIKNKQRXHLMFTRWKQQQRKEKLAAKKKLKKEREALGDKAPPKPTPKTIDNQRVHDETIVDPNDEEVAYDEATDEFASYFNRQTSPKILITTSDRPHGRTVRLCEQLSTVIPNSHVYYRRGLALKKIIPQCISRDFTDLIVINEDRKTPNGLILSHLPHGPTAHFKMSSVRRRKEIKRRGKDPTEHIPEIILNNFTTRLGHSIGRMFASLFPHNPQFIGRQVATFHNQRDYVFFRFHRYIFKSEKKVGIQELGPRFTLKLRSLQKGTFDSKYGEYEWVHKLREMDTSRRKFHL